From Actinosynnema mirum DSM 43827, a single genomic window includes:
- a CDS encoding DUF3800 domain-containing protein, whose translation MVDVRLFYIDDSGSAVSKLVVYGWVELLAQNWRPALLAWLDWRNALHDSTGVPTNYELHASDFANGRGNPTGTPWDRNKSARTAAMVDALNAVSTIPGTCTGAVYRRVGSRYTAAKAAVYADLVREIDQRLCSVDEFGIVYMDGDGTAPFYRPAHRALDLKTRRIIDDPNFQGSYLNQWVQVADLVAYAAYQHVLRTPGKEAAWEWYPNLLGGTSTTGSTPKEL comes from the coding sequence GTGGTTGACGTGCGATTGTTCTACATCGACGACTCGGGTTCTGCGGTCTCGAAACTCGTCGTCTACGGCTGGGTGGAACTGCTGGCACAGAACTGGAGACCGGCTCTGCTCGCCTGGCTGGACTGGAGGAACGCGCTGCACGACTCGACCGGCGTGCCCACCAACTACGAACTGCACGCCAGCGATTTCGCCAACGGCAGGGGGAACCCGACGGGTACGCCGTGGGATCGGAACAAGTCCGCGCGAACCGCGGCGATGGTCGACGCGCTGAACGCCGTCAGCACGATACCCGGAACGTGCACCGGCGCCGTGTACCGGCGCGTCGGCAGCAGGTACACGGCGGCGAAAGCGGCCGTGTACGCGGACCTGGTGCGCGAGATCGACCAGCGGCTCTGCTCGGTGGATGAATTCGGCATCGTGTACATGGACGGCGACGGCACCGCCCCGTTCTACCGACCCGCGCACCGAGCGCTGGACCTGAAGACCCGCCGGATCATCGACGACCCGAACTTCCAGGGCTCGTACCTCAACCAGTGGGTGCAGGTGGCCGACCTCGTCGCCTACGCGGCGTACCAGCACGTGCTGCGAACACCGGGCAAGGAAGCAGCCTGGGAGTGGTACCCGAACCTGCTCGGTGGCACCAGCACGACCGGCAGCACGCCTAAAGAGCTGTGA
- the serS gene encoding serine--tRNA ligase, with the protein MIDLKALRENPEAVRASQRARGEDESLVDALLSADERRRSAVSRADTLRGEQKAFGKQVGKARGEEREALLVKGKELAAEVKAAEADQAAAEAELTELHRSVPNLVHPDAPEGGEDDYVVVKHVGEPREFDFEPLDHLDLGTRLGAIDMERGAKVSGSRFYFLTGIGAQLELALLNMAVAQATAAGFQLMITPTLVRPEVMAGTGFLGAHSSEIYRLEADDLYLVGTSEVPLAGYHADEIIDGPRRYAGWSSCYRREAGSYGKDTRGIIRVHQFNKVEMFSYVPPEEAEAEHARLLAWEEEMLAKVEVPYRVIDTAAGDLGTSASRKFDCEAWVPSQQAYRELTSTSNCTTFQARRLNVRYRDENGKSQITATLNGTLATTRWIVAILENHQQADGSVVVPQALRPFLGKDVLLPA; encoded by the coding sequence GTGATCGACCTCAAGGCACTGCGCGAGAACCCGGAAGCCGTTCGTGCGTCCCAGCGGGCGCGGGGCGAGGACGAGTCCCTGGTCGACGCCCTGCTGTCCGCCGACGAGCGCCGCCGGTCCGCCGTCTCCCGCGCCGACACGCTGCGCGGTGAGCAGAAGGCGTTCGGCAAGCAGGTCGGCAAGGCCCGCGGTGAGGAGCGCGAGGCGCTGCTCGTCAAGGGCAAGGAGCTGGCCGCCGAGGTGAAGGCCGCCGAGGCCGACCAGGCCGCCGCCGAGGCCGAGCTGACCGAGCTGCACCGCTCCGTCCCCAACCTCGTGCACCCCGACGCCCCCGAGGGCGGCGAGGACGATTACGTCGTGGTCAAGCACGTCGGGGAGCCCCGCGAGTTCGACTTCGAGCCCCTCGACCACCTCGACCTCGGCACCCGGCTCGGCGCGATCGACATGGAGCGCGGCGCCAAGGTGTCCGGCTCGCGGTTCTACTTCCTCACCGGCATCGGCGCCCAGCTCGAGCTCGCCCTGCTGAACATGGCCGTCGCCCAGGCGACCGCCGCGGGCTTCCAGCTCATGATCACCCCGACCCTGGTCCGGCCCGAGGTCATGGCGGGCACCGGGTTCCTCGGCGCGCACTCCAGCGAGATCTACCGCCTGGAGGCCGACGACCTCTACCTCGTCGGCACCTCCGAGGTCCCCCTCGCCGGCTACCACGCCGACGAGATCATCGACGGCCCGCGCCGCTACGCGGGCTGGTCGTCCTGCTACCGCCGCGAGGCGGGCTCCTACGGCAAGGACACCAGGGGCATCATCCGGGTGCACCAGTTCAACAAGGTCGAGATGTTCTCCTACGTCCCGCCGGAGGAGGCCGAGGCCGAGCACGCCCGCCTGCTCGCCTGGGAGGAGGAGATGCTCGCCAAGGTCGAGGTCCCCTACCGGGTGATCGACACCGCCGCGGGCGACCTCGGCACCAGCGCCTCCCGCAAGTTCGACTGCGAGGCGTGGGTGCCCAGCCAGCAGGCCTACCGCGAGCTCACCTCCACCTCGAACTGCACCACCTTCCAGGCCCGCAGGCTGAACGTGCGCTACCGCGACGAGAACGGCAAGTCGCAGATCACCGCCACGCTCAACGGCACCCTGGCCACCACCCGCTGGATCGTCGCCATCCTGGAGAACCACCAGCAGGCCGACGGCTCCGTCGTCGTCCCGCAGGCGCTGCGCCCGTTCCTGGGCAAGGACGTCCTCCTCCCGGCCTGA